ATGCTGTGCGCTCAGAATCGAGGCTGCAGAGAGGCCACCCCATGCAGCACAGGTGAGTGCCACCAGAAACCAATCCGTTTCACTATGGCTTTGATTTCTAGATTGATGTTTGGTTGTTCAGAAAGCTTTTCCTGgcgtcagtttttttttttttttttttttcataatcacCGGAATTATACAGCGCATGGGGTCAGAGGCCGTGATTTCGAAAGCTTTGTTCTATGTGACATTCATGCCTCTTTATTGGACATTTACTGTAGGATTTTACTTGGAGCATCTCATTTAATACTCATCCCTACGCCACCAAGTATGTGTACTATTCTCCCATGTTAAAGAAGGGTGAGATGCTCTGAGAGATGGTGCAAGTGAAACCcaaatgcattttatttcaaGCCCCGCCCTCTTCTCCATTGTCCCTCTGTTTGACCATCAGTTTGCACCAGTTTCCTTAGAGCAAATCCATAAGCTGACCTATTTGGGAAGGGACACAGTTGACCAAATACCTCACGCTGCTTCTTTTATCCCTTATCTTTCTTAGGCCGCCTCGGGATTTAGACTCCAAGGCTTGCATATCTATTGGAAACCAGGTGAGAAAAGTCATGTCGGACCGATTGGTCCTTTGATCACCTCGTATGCACTCTTCCCCACTGGACACTGGAAAAGCTATTCCCTGTGGTGGAATGTCAGGGCACGGGCTAAAAAAGGGTGTTGAAttaaaagagaactgactcctgacgATTTTACTATTTTGAATTGTGAATTGCAGTCAAGTGATTGTGGTCCTCAAGGAAGGCATCTGAGTCCAATAGATGCTTCTCTTGGGACAGTGTTTCTCAAAGCCACACAGGTCTAGTTGCCATTAGCCAGTCATAGAGTCTAAGGAGCTGCAATGTAGATAGATTCAGAGGCACAGTTTGAATACCGAGTTGGGTGGGGTTGGGTCTATTACTAAGGACAAGCAGGTTGTCTACCATAGGAATCCTGAACATTTCCTTTGTGCTCCTGGCTTTGGCACCTTGCCATGTTAAAAGGACTTGAGGGCCGAGCTGTATCACAccaaggacaccagaagaaaacTGATAAAGGGTAGCCTACTCGGTGTCCTGTTTAGTATTCACTTTTCCTCTTTCGTGACCACCTTTCCTCCTTGCAGAACTTTGAGGTGAAGGCAGATGACCTGGAGCCAATAGTGGAGCTGGGGCGAGGTGCGTACGGGGTGGTGGAGAAGATGCGTCACGTGCCCAGCGGGCAGATCATGGCAGTGAAGGTAGAGTTGACATTccgaaaaatgttttatttcttcagtgtatGTGCTTGCCCATCTCAACTGTGAACTAGCCCTTTTTACAGAAGCAAAAGAACCcacaataaagttttttttttttttttttttggtggatcTTAAACTTTGAGTCGTATCAACTTTATTTTCTAAGTCTTCCTTTTCTCacacttttagtttttaaagaacatttttgagagagagagagagagagagagagagagagagagactatgccCCAGGGTACAGGTACTTTCGCAGGGcagaagagggctttagatcccctggagctggaagtaTAAGCAATTGTGCACTACTTGATTTCGGGTCCGGAAACTGAATTCTGGTTTTCTACACAcccagtatgtgctcttaacccctgaggcATCCCTCTGGTCCCTGCTACTGGTAACTAATTGCACTTAAAATGATTTATAGTACTTTAAAAACCTCATCTAATACCAATCCAAAGAAAATTTCCTTGATTATGTTGAAGtgttgttatttctgttgttgtttttataaaatcaGATTCTAAACAAAAGGCTCTTTAATAGCATATTGTGTTGGCTTAAAAAACCACCCCTTGAAAATCAAGAagcaaaaaacagagaaagaaaattgtcTCTATTTGTAGGGAAAGGAGGATGAAATGTATCTAGCATTGATTATATAGATCTTGAGCTATGGGCAGAAGTTTGGAGTCAGCCTACATGGCTTAAGTGGATTCTGCATAGTCGAGGGGTGTCCTTAGAATGTGGGAAGCTACGTGTCCAAATGACAGCACTTTATGTTAGAGACACAATCATCTGTACCTTTTGTTACCCAAATTCATCCCAGAATGAATTCCTAAGTCATACCTAAGGGTGACTGTAATATAGTACTTCAAGGCTCCCCCCAAattggggatttttttctttttctgctatttaatttttttttaaagatttatttatctttattgtatgtgtatgtatgtgtgtgtgcctgactgCATctatgtgcaccacgtgtgtgcagtgcctacagagtccagaagagggtgtcaaatcccctggaactagagttccagacagctgtgagttgccatgtgggtgctgggaattgaacctgggtcctctggtcctctggaagagcagccagtgctcttaactgctgagctgtccctctagctctggctgttctcttTTCCTAAACTGTTGGGACCCAGGTAAGTAGAGAGTAGTCAAGGGCCTCACATTTTGCATCGAATAGACATAAACATTAAACGAGGTTGCTTTTGCAGCTTTGAAGGGCTTTCTGGCATTCTTGCTCATTCTCTGACATACACCATGTTTTGCTTCTAATCGGGGGACAGGTCAGGGAGTCAAATGGTCAGCCATCGTCATTATCTTTTCATTTGTTCAAACAGCTTATGTTTAGAGATGCTGTGGGTAGGTTTCTGCTAACAGTGTGAAGTTTGGTTCTGTCGTTAGGATGGGGCTTTGGTGGGTTCCTGCTTTTTCAGGTGACTCTTCCTCAGAGCGGTAACCATATGCTGTTTGATATGTGTTTCCATTCAGCGGATACGGGCCACAGTGAATAGCCAGGAACAGAAACGGCTGCTGATGGATTTGGATGTTTCCATGAGGACGGTGGACTGTCCATTCACCGTGACCTTCTACGGTGCACTCTTCCGGGAGGTAAGTGATCCTTCAGGCCAGTGTCCAAGGACAACAGCGTAAGAGCCTCTGGTCACATAGCCTCACTACTCGCTGCCAGATAGGCTGCTTTTTGGAAATTGTACTTACTTTTAAATGATTTCAAAGCTTGAGGAGAAACCATCCCTTTCTTCCAAAAGCTCAAACAAGAAACAATAGCCTTTTGGGAAAAttgttggttatttatttttctttttcccgtTTCCCTCCTCATTGACAATCCTTGGACTTATTGGTCTCCAGGGCGATGTGTGGATCTGCATGGAGCTCATGGATACGTCACTAGATAAATTCTACAAACAAGTTATTGATAAAGGTCAAACAATTCCAGAGGATATCTTAGGAAAGATAGCAGTTTCTGTGAGTATATCATGAACCCCACCTACTTAAGGAGAACGGGAGAAGTCCAGGCTTCGTGTCTTTGCCTAGTTACTACCATCTAACACATTCGTGTTGGGTACGGTGTCAGCGGGAGGCTAAGCAAATGCTTTTCTCACCAGTCTCTGTGCAGTACATGCAGCCGTTGACCTAGTCTGATAAACCATGCCAAATGcttctattttagttttgtttctttggctgtgataaaacaaaacacacacacacacacacaaaatcaaaactcaaaaactcaaaacagaacaaacacaaaataacaataaaaccccCGACAAAAGCAACCTAACAGGTAGTAGGGGTTtctttagctcacaattccaggttacagacCAGCATTTTAGAGAAGTCAAGGCATGAAGAACTGGAAGTAGCTAGTCATATTACATCCTGACTTAATGcatgcattttgttttctctagTCTTACCCAATCCAGAATCTACTACCTAGAGAATggtaccgcccacagtgggcagggtcATTCAACTTGAATGAACAGATCAAGACAGTCTTCTACAGAcaagcccacaggccaacctgatctagacagtcTCTCTTTAGACTCTCCTTCAGAGTGATTCTGAATTGTACCACGTTGATAATTAAAACTGACCACCATGGCCCCCCACACCTGTATTCATCATCTTTGACTTATCACTTCTACATCTGAGTGCATATTGTGgttcaaaatgttttctttatttctttttctaaaaagattatatatatatatatactcatatatatatatatatatatatatatatatatatgagtacagtgtggctgtctttagatacaccagaagagggcatcaggtcccattacagatggttgtgagccaccatgtggttgccgggagttgaactcaggacccctggaaaagtagtcagccagtgctcttaaccactgagccatctctccagccctaatattTTCTTATGGTATTAGAAGACAAGGCGACCTTTAATGGCTACCAAGGTTCAGGAAGGTGGAGGAAAATGATGGCTAAGAGAGCAGAAGGAACCGCTTTAAGATACAATCTTATAATTGTATCCGTTCTAAGATACAGTCCTCCGTGGTAGAGGCATCCAATTTTGGTAACTTCCTGTTGTTTTCCCCATTAGGGCCACTACTAGTTGAGAACAATCATGCATTCAGCATCTTTAAGCAGGGAACATTAATAAAATGGAATACACTTAGCGTTCAGCTTCTTTCCAGGGATGGGCTCAATAAATGGACTCTGTTTCTCTTGCAGATTGTAAAAGCGTTAGAACATTTACACAGTAAGCTGTCTGTTATCCATCGAGGTAAGCATGTGTAGCGCTATCTTGGCAGTTGCTTTTGCCAAGTTCACCCCCCCCgtgtctcctttcctctcccactcccactcttcCCTGCGTGTATGGGGGGTGAAGAAGACAGGCAGAAGAGCTAAAGGGTTTCTCTTTGgcattgtagaaaaaaaatgtcaacagtTGCGTTAAATTTCTATTACTGTAACAAATCAACTGATGAAGAGGAAAGTTTATTTTGGATCAGTCTAGGGTTTACTAGCCTTGTTACTTTGTGGCCAGTGATGAGGTGGAGCAAGATGGTGGGACTATGTTGTAGAGGACGCTCAATCAGCTTATGACctggaaagaaacagagatgaTGTGACAGGCATCCCATAATCCCCTTCCAGGGCAGTCTCCAGTGACCTAAAACATCCATCCAAGTCCCACCCGTTAAAGGTTTCAGCCTTACCCAGTAGGGCTAAACTGAGGACAAAGCCTGAGTAGCCTACATCTGGGTTTTTGGAAGATGTTTAGGATTCAGGCTGTAAGCCCTGGCCGTCCTTTACCTTGGCTGAGAATATCTGAACAAATGAATTTTATAGTATACCTGAACTGAATAGAAATTCACCATGGTGAGCTACGGATAGCATTGAGAACTTGGAAATCTCCAGAATAAAGCAGAGCTTTGCCAGGCTACAGGAAGTGGGaaaaatgactctctctctctctctctcNNNNNNNNNNNNNNNNNNNNNNNNNNNNNNNNNNNNNNNNNNNNNNNNNNNNNNNNNNNNNNNNNNNNNNNNNNNNNNNNNNNNNNNNNNNNNNNNNNNNNNNNNNNNNNNNNNNNNNNNNNNNNNNNNNNNNNNNNNNNNNNNNNNNNNNNNNNNNNNNNNNNNNNNNNNNNNNNNNNNNNNNNNNNNNNNNNNNNNNNNNNNNNNNNNNNNNcactttgtagaccaggctggcctcgaactcagaaatccgcctgcctctgcctcccgagtgctgggattaaagacgtgcgccaccacgcccggctcatggcTAGCTTTTAATGTGGGCTCTAGGGGTTGGACTTGTGTCCCTCAtgcttgcagtgtgtgtgtgtgtgtgtgtgtgtgtgtgtaggtgcccagTCATCCTCAGCTCTGTCTGTCATACATTCATCCAGTTCTTCATCAATCTAATCTATTAGTGcagagcccacagaggccagaagagggcgttggtctcctggagctagagttacaggctgttgtgaactgcctgatgtggatgctggagtcTGAGCTTgggacctccagaagaacagcAGGTTCTCTAGGGGCTGAGGCATCTCTGTAGCCTCAAAAGTCACCTTTAGTATAGATGTTTTGTGTAACATTAAGAAGACCTAAGAGCCGTCTAGGAAAATCTATTCTTTACAAATTCTATATAGGGATTCTCACTAAAgtgataaagtgtgtgtgtgtgtgtgtgtgtaatgtgtgtgttgTACCCTATGTGACTGTGGGCACTTGTGTGTCACCACTTCCTtgtagaggtcaaagggcaacctcAGGTGTTGGTCTTTGTCTTCTACCTCCTTTGAGACAGCACTGTGTTGGTCATTGCTGTTTACAGCGTGTTATCTGACTCTTGagctcctgtctctcccttctccatACAAAAATGCTGGcgttgcatacacacacacacacacacacacacacacacactacactggGCTTTTGTTCACGGGTGCTGAGTATTTGAATTCAGGTCACTATGCTTGGATGACAAAGACTTTttcacccattgagccatctctccagccctcacagaTCACTTTggtttggtaatttttttttttttcatcgtggtgcgcactaggctccgcaccacgatgtacaacggaTAGCATTGAGNNNNNNNNNNNtttttttttttttaattcctattCCACATATGGGAACAATGACATAAGATAAGCAGGGGAGACAGGTTTTTCCCATTTTGAGATTCACAGTCCTGAAAGACGCAGACAAAGTGTGAAGAATTAAAGAGCCCAACTGGAGAGGAACACCCTGCGTGAGTCAGGGCCTTTGGTGACATTTGTGTGGGGTATCTTGGCAAAGACAGCCCTGCCAAGGCGAGTGGAGAGTCTAGAGCCCTCTGGTGGCGAAGAAGtaaccctcccttctctccttcagaCGTCAAGCCTTCTAATGTGCTCATTAACACACTGGGCCAAGTGAAGATGTGTGACTTTGGAATCAGTGGCTACCTGGTCGACTCTGTTGCTAAAACGATCGATGC
Above is a genomic segment from Mus caroli chromosome 11, CAROLI_EIJ_v1.1, whole genome shotgun sequence containing:
- the Map2k6 gene encoding dual specificity mitogen-activated protein kinase kinase 6 isoform X1 — its product is MSQSKGKKRNPGLKIPKEAFEQPQTSSTPPRDLDSKACISIGNQNFEVKADDLEPIVELGRGAYGVVEKMRHVPSGQIMAVKRIRATVNSQEQKRLLMDLDVSMRTVDCPFTVTFYGALFREGDVWICMELMDTSLDKFYKQVIDKGQTIPEDILGKIAVSIVKALEHLHSKLSVIHRDVKPSNVLINTLGQVKMCDFGISGYLVDSVAKTIDAGCKPYMAPERINPELNQKGYSVKSDIWSLGITMIELAILRFPYDSWGTPFQQLKQVVEEPSPQLPADKFSADFVDFTSQCLKKNSKERPTYPELMQHPFFTVHESKAADVASFVKLILGD
- the Map2k6 gene encoding dual specificity mitogen-activated protein kinase kinase 6 isoform X2, with protein sequence MRHVPSGQIMAVKRIRATVNSQEQKRLLMDLDVSMRTVDCPFTVTFYGALFREGDVWICMELMDTSLDKFYKQVIDKGQTIPEDILGKIAVSIVKALEHLHSKLSVIHRDVKPSNVLINTLGQVKMCDFGISGYLVDSVAKTIDAGCKPYMAPERINPELNQKGYSVKSDIWSLGITMIELAILRFPYDSWGTPFQQLKQVVEEPSPQLPADKFSADFVDFTSQCLKKNSKERPTYPELMQHPFFTVHESKAADVASFVKLILGD